In Saccharothrix violaceirubra, the following are encoded in one genomic region:
- the pepN gene encoding aminopeptidase N, whose amino-acid sequence MAAPNLTRDQAQQRAQLLEVDSYRIELDLTDGGGKPGSETFRSTTTVVFRSRTPGASTWIDLVAATVHRAVLNGVELDVSGYREEDGIALADLAEVNELTVEADCRYMNTGEGLHRFVDPVDGGVYLYSQFETADAKRMFTCFDQPDLKSVYDIAVTAPHDWKVVSNAAITSTGDGVGGADRHVFATTKPMSTYLVALVAGPYAEWRDEFVDGDVTIPLGIYCRASLAEHMDHERLFTETKQGFGFYHKAFGVTYPFGKYDQCFVPEFNAGAMENAGCVTFLEDYVFRSRVTRYLYERRAETVLHEMAHMWFGDLVTMRWWDDLWLNESFATWASVLAQAEATEYRQAWTTFAKIEKSWAYRQDQLPSTHPVAADIVDLQAVEVNFDGITYAKGASVLKQLVAYVGLDNFLAGLRVYFAKHAWGNATLADLLGALEEASGRDLSWWSAQWLETTGLNLLRPKYSVDADGKFTEFAVLQGGARPGAGELRTHRLAIGVYDADESGKLVRTHRVELDVSGERTEVPELVGVARGKIVLVNDDDLTYCTMRLDPDSLAALVDHISDIAEPLPRTLCWSAAWEMTREAELKARDFVNLVLGGLHSETEVGVVQRLLLQAQTALSSYADASWRDEGWRRFTAKTLELARVAEHGSDHQLAFVNALAGSVLDDEAVGVLKGWLSGTDVLPGLDVDTDLRWRLLHALVAHGAADLPEIAAEEERDPTATGRRRAESARALRPTVAAKEEAWDRAVNDDELPNAVSEAVVGGIQHPSQKALLQPFVARYFADVAEVWERRSSERAQSVVVGLFPSWSISRETVGAADAWLAEERPPALRRLVSEGRAGIVRALAAQEFDRS is encoded by the coding sequence GTGGCGGCACCCAACCTCACCCGTGACCAGGCGCAGCAGCGTGCGCAGCTGCTGGAAGTCGACTCCTACCGGATCGAGCTCGACCTGACCGACGGTGGCGGCAAGCCCGGTTCGGAGACGTTCCGCTCCACCACCACCGTGGTGTTCCGGAGCCGGACCCCGGGTGCCTCGACGTGGATCGACCTCGTCGCGGCGACCGTGCACCGGGCCGTGCTCAACGGCGTCGAACTGGACGTGTCGGGGTACCGCGAGGAGGACGGGATCGCGCTGGCCGACCTCGCGGAGGTCAACGAACTGACCGTCGAGGCCGACTGCCGGTACATGAACACCGGCGAGGGCCTGCACCGGTTCGTCGACCCGGTCGACGGCGGCGTCTACCTGTACTCGCAGTTCGAGACCGCCGACGCCAAGCGCATGTTCACGTGCTTCGACCAGCCCGACCTCAAGTCCGTGTACGACATCGCGGTCACGGCGCCGCACGACTGGAAGGTCGTCTCCAACGCGGCGATCACCTCGACCGGCGACGGCGTGGGCGGGGCGGACCGCCACGTGTTCGCCACCACCAAGCCGATGTCCACCTATCTGGTGGCGCTGGTCGCCGGCCCCTACGCGGAGTGGCGGGACGAGTTCGTCGACGGCGACGTCACGATCCCGCTGGGCATCTACTGCCGCGCGTCGCTGGCCGAGCACATGGACCACGAGCGGCTGTTCACCGAGACCAAGCAGGGTTTCGGCTTCTACCACAAGGCTTTCGGCGTCACCTACCCGTTCGGCAAGTACGACCAGTGCTTCGTGCCGGAGTTCAACGCGGGCGCCATGGAGAACGCGGGCTGCGTCACCTTCCTGGAGGACTACGTCTTCCGCAGCCGCGTCACGCGCTACCTGTACGAGCGACGCGCCGAGACCGTGCTGCACGAGATGGCGCACATGTGGTTCGGCGACCTGGTCACCATGCGCTGGTGGGACGACCTGTGGCTGAACGAGTCGTTCGCCACGTGGGCGTCCGTGCTCGCGCAGGCCGAGGCGACCGAGTACCGCCAGGCGTGGACCACGTTCGCCAAGATCGAGAAGTCCTGGGCGTACCGCCAGGACCAGCTCCCCTCCACGCACCCGGTGGCCGCTGACATCGTCGACCTCCAGGCCGTCGAGGTGAACTTCGACGGCATCACGTACGCCAAGGGCGCCAGCGTCCTCAAGCAGCTCGTCGCCTACGTGGGCCTGGACAACTTCCTCGCGGGCCTGCGGGTCTACTTCGCCAAGCACGCCTGGGGCAACGCCACGCTGGCCGACCTGTTGGGCGCGCTGGAGGAGGCGTCCGGCCGCGACCTGTCGTGGTGGAGCGCCCAGTGGCTGGAGACCACCGGCCTGAACCTGTTGCGCCCCAAGTACTCCGTGGACGCCGACGGGAAGTTCACCGAGTTCGCCGTGCTCCAGGGCGGTGCCCGGCCGGGCGCGGGCGAGCTGCGCACGCACCGGCTCGCGATCGGCGTGTACGACGCCGACGAGAGCGGCAAGCTGGTGCGCACGCACCGCGTCGAACTCGACGTGTCCGGCGAGCGCACCGAGGTGCCCGAGCTGGTCGGCGTGGCGCGCGGCAAGATCGTGCTGGTCAACGACGACGACCTCACGTACTGCACGATGCGACTGGACCCGGACTCGCTGGCCGCGCTGGTCGACCACATCTCCGACATCGCCGAGCCGCTGCCGCGCACGCTGTGCTGGTCGGCCGCGTGGGAGATGACCCGCGAGGCCGAGCTGAAGGCGCGCGACTTCGTGAACCTGGTGCTGGGCGGCCTGCACTCGGAGACCGAGGTCGGTGTCGTGCAGCGGCTGCTGCTCCAGGCGCAGACCGCGCTGTCCTCCTACGCCGACGCGTCGTGGCGTGACGAGGGCTGGCGCCGGTTCACCGCGAAGACCCTGGAGCTGGCCCGGGTCGCCGAGCACGGCTCGGACCACCAGCTCGCGTTCGTCAACGCGCTCGCCGGTTCCGTGCTGGACGACGAGGCCGTCGGCGTGCTGAAGGGCTGGCTGTCGGGCACCGACGTGCTGCCGGGGCTGGACGTGGACACCGACCTGCGCTGGCGGCTGCTGCACGCCCTGGTCGCGCACGGTGCGGCGGACCTGCCCGAGATCGCGGCCGAGGAGGAGCGCGACCCGACGGCCACCGGTCGGCGGCGGGCCGAGTCGGCGCGGGCGCTGCGGCCGACCGTGGCGGCCAAGGAAGAGGCGTGGGACCGGGCGGTCAACGACGACGAGCTGCCCAACGCGGTGAGCGAGGCCGTCGTCGGCGGCATCCAGCACCCGTCGCAGAAGGCGCTGCTCCAGCCGTTCGTGGCGCGGTACTTCGCCGACGTCGCCGAGGTCTGGGAGCGCCGGTCCAGCGAGCGGGCCCAGTCCGTGGTGGTCGGCCTGTTCCCGTCGTGGTCGATCTCGCGGGAGACCGTGGGCGCGGCCGACGCGTGGCTCGCCGAGGAGCGCCCGCCGGCCCTGCGCCGCCTGGTGTCCGAGGGACGGGCGGGAATCGTGCGCGCGTTGGCGGCCCAGGAGTTCGACCGTTCCTGA
- a CDS encoding DUF5130 family protein yields the protein MASGELVKPVDPATLGVGEVVTNSGRVSAARMYTPSAPSLPFTAVQLATLDEVLTVAGRTTGLDFSVYLGALGPDSRAKAKELHAATARPAHAVVIAVSPGERAVEIVTGEESHRRLPDRGAKLAVMSMVASFKEGDLVGGLVGALRMLTDQAGHAPKS from the coding sequence GTGGCAAGTGGTGAACTCGTCAAGCCGGTCGACCCGGCGACGCTGGGCGTCGGCGAGGTCGTGACCAACAGCGGTCGCGTGTCCGCCGCACGCATGTACACGCCGTCCGCGCCGAGCCTGCCGTTCACGGCCGTGCAGCTCGCGACCCTGGACGAGGTGCTGACCGTGGCCGGGCGCACGACCGGCCTGGACTTCAGCGTCTACCTGGGCGCTCTCGGCCCGGACAGTCGCGCCAAGGCCAAGGAGCTGCACGCCGCCACGGCGCGTCCCGCACACGCCGTCGTCATCGCGGTGTCGCCCGGCGAACGCGCGGTCGAGATCGTCACCGGCGAGGAGTCGCACCGCCGGCTGCCCGACCGCGGCGCGAAGCTCGCCGTGATGAGCATGGTGGCCTCCTTCAAGGAGGGCGACCTCGTGGGCGGCCTCGTCGGCGCCCTGCGCATGCTCACCGACCAGGCGGGCCACGCACCCAAGTCCTGA
- the ctaJ gene encoding aa3-type cytochrome oxidase subunit CtaJ: MTIVETVLVFALIPLAIYGVITLLTLRQKATRITRYRPGQDWGYAPVWWSANPAGLGADRHAAIPESATATGATAKGGASGKW, translated from the coding sequence GTGACCATCGTGGAGACCGTGCTCGTCTTCGCGCTGATCCCGCTGGCCATCTACGGCGTGATCACGCTACTGACGCTGAGGCAGAAGGCCACCCGCATCACGCGGTACCGCCCGGGCCAGGACTGGGGCTACGCGCCCGTGTGGTGGAGCGCCAACCCCGCGGGTCTCGGTGCCGACCGCCACGCCGCGATCCCCGAGTCCGCGACCGCGACGGGCGCGACGGCCAAGGGAGGCGCAAGTGGCAAGTGGTGA
- a CDS encoding HNH endonuclease, with amino-acid sequence MPDRQPTPIGALANAGLAPMVPSGQKQHGVHAVVDGGGPGQALVLPWGRRKVLLLNATFEPLTALPLRRAVVLVVCGKAEVVHGDPDGAVVHSSTSQVLVPSVIRLSNYVRVPYRGRVPLTRAGLMHRDRYRCAYCGGRAETIDHVIPRSRGGPHTWTNCVACCARCNHRKADRLLSELGWRLRVVPSAPRGPHWRLLAGVAEADPQWLPYLGEPAA; translated from the coding sequence GTGCCAGACCGACAACCCACCCCGATCGGCGCCCTGGCGAACGCCGGGCTCGCGCCGATGGTCCCGTCCGGCCAAAAACAGCACGGTGTGCACGCTGTGGTCGACGGGGGTGGGCCCGGTCAGGCGCTGGTCCTGCCCTGGGGTAGACGCAAGGTCCTGCTGCTCAACGCCACCTTCGAACCGCTGACCGCGTTGCCCCTGCGTCGCGCGGTCGTCCTTGTCGTGTGCGGCAAGGCGGAGGTGGTGCACGGCGACCCGGACGGCGCCGTGGTCCATTCGTCGACGTCCCAGGTGCTGGTGCCGTCGGTGATCCGCCTGAGCAACTACGTCCGCGTGCCCTACCGCGGGCGGGTCCCGCTGACCCGGGCCGGGCTCATGCACCGGGACCGGTACCGCTGCGCGTACTGCGGCGGGCGGGCCGAGACGATCGACCACGTGATCCCGCGCAGTCGCGGCGGCCCGCACACGTGGACGAACTGCGTCGCGTGCTGCGCGAGGTGCAACCACCGCAAGGCGGACCGGCTGCTGTCCGAACTCGGGTGGCGACTGCGCGTCGTGCCGAGTGCGCCGCGCGGCCCGCACTGGCGCCTGCTCGCGGGCGTCGCCGAGGCCGATCCGCAGTGGCTGCCCTACCTGGGCGAGCCCGCGGCCTGA
- a CDS encoding prolyl oligopeptidase family serine peptidase, with protein sequence MTQAYRAALPATTTYPAAQRLDLVEQLHDHRVADPYRWLEDPADERTRTWSEQQDALARTWLDVLPGRDALERRLAELTGTGSVGTPVWRADRAFYTRRGPDEDFPVLYVREADGTERVLLDPTALDETGKTTLDRWTPSREGRLLAYQVSVGGDEHSLLHVLDVDTGEIVEGPIDRCRYSPVAWLPGGEEFFYVRRVDPELVPEDERQFHRRVWRHRVGTDPATDVNVHGDGLDHTYYYGVTLSPDGRWLLVNGAPGTVRRDSVWIADLAGDGVLRPVVTSDAGVQCSAFVGHDGRLYLRTSLDAPRFRLCVADPARPTEWAELVPEAPDSVLDGALLLEDRLVVLRTEHAVSRVDLHAHDGTHLAAVPLPGTGSIHGLVTVDPLTSHDRDTLWFGWSDFVTPLSVYRYSRSTGETVLDRAAPGAVALPSVTTRQVAYESADGTVVRMFVVAGAEGPDLPRPALLTGYGGFAVGRGPGYSASTLAWVEAGGVWVHASLRGGDEEGEEWHRAGMRDRKQNVFDDFHAAAERLIADGWTTPEQLAISGGSNGGLLVGAALTQRPELYAAVVCSAPLLDMVRYENFLLGRLWAEEYGSAAVPEELGWLLSYSPYHRVREGVEYPSVLFTVFESDSRVDPNHARKMCAALQHATASDSTKHPVLLRRETEVGHGGRSVKRAVRLAVDQLTFLAWATGLEIARS encoded by the coding sequence GTGACCCAGGCTTACCGCGCGGCACTCCCCGCGACCACCACCTACCCCGCCGCCCAACGCCTCGACCTGGTCGAACAGCTCCACGACCACCGGGTCGCCGACCCCTACCGGTGGCTGGAGGACCCCGCCGACGAGCGCACCCGAACGTGGTCCGAACAGCAGGACGCGCTCGCCCGGACGTGGCTCGACGTGCTCCCCGGCCGTGACGCGCTGGAGCGGCGACTGGCCGAACTGACGGGCACCGGATCGGTCGGCACACCCGTCTGGCGGGCCGACCGCGCGTTCTACACCCGACGCGGACCGGACGAGGACTTCCCGGTGCTGTACGTGCGCGAGGCCGACGGCACCGAACGCGTCCTGCTCGACCCGACCGCCCTCGACGAGACCGGGAAGACCACCCTCGACCGGTGGACGCCCTCGCGCGAAGGTCGGCTGCTGGCCTACCAGGTGTCGGTCGGCGGCGACGAGCACTCGCTGCTGCACGTGCTCGACGTGGACACCGGCGAGATCGTCGAAGGCCCGATCGACCGGTGCCGCTACTCGCCCGTGGCGTGGCTGCCCGGCGGCGAGGAGTTCTTCTACGTCCGGCGCGTCGACCCGGAGCTGGTGCCCGAGGACGAGCGCCAGTTCCACCGCCGGGTGTGGCGGCACCGCGTCGGCACCGATCCCGCGACCGACGTGAACGTGCACGGGGACGGCCTCGACCACACCTACTACTACGGCGTCACGCTCTCCCCCGACGGCCGGTGGCTGCTGGTCAACGGCGCGCCCGGCACCGTCCGCCGGGACTCGGTGTGGATCGCGGACCTGGCCGGCGACGGCGTGCTGCGACCGGTCGTCACCTCCGACGCGGGCGTGCAGTGCTCGGCGTTCGTCGGCCACGACGGTCGGCTGTACCTGCGCACCAGCCTGGACGCGCCCCGGTTCCGGCTGTGCGTGGCCGATCCCGCCCGGCCCACCGAGTGGGCCGAACTCGTGCCCGAGGCGCCGGACTCCGTGCTCGACGGCGCGTTGCTGCTGGAAGACCGGCTCGTGGTCCTGCGCACCGAGCACGCGGTGTCGCGCGTCGACCTGCACGCGCACGACGGCACGCACCTGGCCGCCGTGCCGCTGCCGGGTACCGGCTCGATCCACGGACTGGTCACCGTCGACCCGCTGACGTCCCATGACCGCGACACGCTCTGGTTCGGGTGGTCGGACTTCGTCACGCCGCTGTCGGTGTACCGGTACTCGCGGTCGACCGGCGAGACCGTGCTCGACCGGGCCGCGCCGGGCGCGGTCGCGTTGCCCTCGGTCACCACGCGGCAGGTGGCGTACGAGTCCGCGGACGGGACCGTGGTGCGGATGTTCGTCGTCGCCGGCGCCGAGGGGCCCGACCTGCCCCGGCCGGCGCTGCTGACCGGGTACGGCGGCTTCGCGGTCGGCCGCGGGCCCGGGTACAGCGCGTCGACGCTGGCCTGGGTCGAGGCCGGCGGCGTGTGGGTACACGCGTCGTTGCGCGGCGGCGACGAGGAAGGCGAGGAGTGGCACCGGGCCGGGATGCGCGACCGCAAGCAGAACGTGTTCGACGACTTCCACGCCGCGGCCGAACGCCTGATCGCGGACGGGTGGACCACACCCGAGCAGTTGGCGATCAGCGGCGGGTCCAACGGCGGGCTGCTCGTCGGTGCCGCGTTGACGCAACGTCCGGAGCTGTACGCGGCGGTCGTGTGCTCGGCGCCGTTGCTGGACATGGTGCGGTACGAGAACTTCCTGCTCGGACGGCTGTGGGCCGAGGAGTACGGGAGCGCGGCCGTGCCGGAGGAACTGGGCTGGCTTTTGTCGTACTCCCCGTACCACCGGGTGCGTGAAGGCGTTGAGTACCCTTCGGTCCTGTTCACGGTCTTCGAGTCGGACAGCCGCGTGGACCCCAACCACGCCCGGAAGATGTGCGCCGCGCTGCAACACGCGACGGCGAGCGACTCGACGAAGCACCCCGTGCTGCTGCGCCGCGAGACCGAGGTCGGTCACGGCGGGCGGTCGGTCAAGAGGGCGGTGCGCCTGGCCGTGGACCAGTTGACGTTCCTGGCCTGGGCGACCGGCCTGGAGATCGCGAGGAGTTGA
- a CDS encoding mechanosensitive ion channel family protein, whose product MDVKSTLAVEWWVANGPKIAGGLLRIILIIVIAVVVRFLLRRLIDRLTKGSEKGKKPSLLKPLRERAPQALGALVSERREQRARTIGSVLKSVVTFIVYGVAFVQVLAELGMNVTPIITSAGILGVALGFGAQNLVKDFLSGMFMMLEDQYGVGDVVDLGPATGTVEAVGLRITTIRDGNGTVWYVRNGEILRVGNSSQGFAVAVVDLPLAYGANLAEASSVLTETVGTAVAEEALAEDVIDKPQVLGVEKVTPEGITMRVTVKVRPGRQWAVQRALRAKLMPALEENGISLKS is encoded by the coding sequence GTGGACGTGAAGTCGACGCTCGCCGTCGAGTGGTGGGTGGCGAACGGGCCGAAGATCGCGGGCGGACTGCTGAGGATCATCCTCATCATCGTCATCGCGGTCGTCGTCCGATTCCTGCTGCGACGGCTGATCGACCGACTGACCAAGGGCTCGGAGAAGGGCAAGAAGCCCTCGCTGCTCAAGCCGTTGCGCGAACGGGCGCCGCAGGCGCTGGGCGCACTGGTGTCCGAGCGGCGCGAGCAGCGGGCCAGGACCATCGGCTCGGTGCTCAAGTCCGTGGTCACGTTCATCGTCTACGGCGTCGCGTTCGTCCAGGTGCTGGCCGAACTGGGGATGAACGTGACGCCGATCATCACGTCGGCGGGCATCCTGGGCGTCGCGCTCGGCTTCGGCGCCCAGAACCTGGTCAAGGACTTCCTGTCCGGCATGTTCATGATGCTGGAGGACCAGTACGGGGTCGGCGACGTCGTCGACCTCGGCCCGGCGACGGGCACCGTGGAGGCCGTCGGGCTGCGGATCACCACGATCCGCGACGGCAACGGCACGGTCTGGTACGTGCGCAACGGCGAGATCCTGCGCGTGGGCAACTCGTCGCAGGGCTTCGCCGTGGCCGTGGTCGACCTGCCGCTGGCGTACGGGGCGAACCTGGCCGAGGCGTCGTCGGTGCTGACCGAGACCGTCGGCACGGCGGTGGCCGAGGAGGCGCTGGCCGAGGACGTGATCGACAAGCCGCAGGTGCTCGGCGTGGAGAAGGTGACGCCCGAGGGGATCACCATGCGCGTGACCGTGAAGGTGCGTCCGGGCCGGCAGTGGGCCGTGCAGCGCGCCCTGCGTGCCAAGCTCATGCCCGCCCTGGAGGAGAACGGCATCAGCCTCAAGTCCTGA
- a CDS encoding globin, whose protein sequence is MTSPENFYEAVGGYETFHRIVARFYEEVADDAILRPLYPEEDLGPAEERFRLFLMQYWGGPHTYSEQRGHPRLRMRHAPFVIGPVERDAWLRCMRVAVDSVDLTPEHRDQLWAYLEMAAHSLMNAWA, encoded by the coding sequence GTGACCAGTCCGGAGAACTTCTACGAAGCCGTGGGCGGATACGAGACGTTCCACAGGATCGTCGCCCGCTTCTACGAAGAGGTCGCCGACGACGCGATCCTCCGGCCGCTGTACCCGGAGGAGGACCTCGGCCCGGCCGAGGAGCGGTTCCGGCTGTTCCTCATGCAGTACTGGGGCGGCCCGCACACGTACTCCGAGCAGCGCGGACACCCCCGCCTGCGGATGCGGCACGCGCCCTTCGTCATCGGCCCGGTCGAGCGGGACGCCTGGCTGCGCTGCATGCGCGTCGCCGTCGACTCCGTCGACCTCACACCCGAACACCGCGACCAGCTGTGGGCGTACCTGGAGATGGCCGCGCACAGCCTGATGAACGCCTGGGCATGA
- a CDS encoding glycoside hydrolase family 13 protein yields MAGWLPVRRSSDIGPGIGDESAWWRDAVFYQVYVRSFADASGDGVGDLDGIRSRLGYLELLGVDALWLTPFYRSPMADHGYDVADPRDVDPLFGDLAAFDRLVADAHEHNIKITVDLVPNHSSDRHAWFQAALRAAPGSPERARYHFRDGLGHDGSRPPNNWPSVFGGPAWTRVPDGQWYLHLFAPEQPDLDWDNPEVPADLIRTLRFWLDRGVDGFRVDVAHGMAKPRDLPDLDPRAEIGSQVRHDNTLDPRFDDDGVHDVHRLIRKVVDEYPSRVTIGEIWVKEDERFSRYLRPDELHLGFNFRMVEAPFDADAVRSAIEHSLAAVASQSAPATWTLSNHDVVRHVTRYGGGELGVRRARAMALVQLALPGVVFLYNGEELGLPNVELPDWALQDPIWVRSGHTERGRDGCRVPFPWEGSAPPFGFSEHPGTWLPQPNEWVALTAESQLEDPGSMLSLHRHALELRKTHPAISGDELEWYGAPPGCFAFRRKGGGLICALNTSGGPVPLPPGEVLLSSGPMDGDRLPPDTAVWLV; encoded by the coding sequence ATGGCAGGATGGCTTCCCGTGCGACGTTCCTCCGACATCGGTCCCGGGATCGGCGACGAGTCCGCCTGGTGGCGTGACGCCGTCTTCTACCAGGTCTACGTAAGGTCCTTCGCCGACGCGAGCGGCGACGGCGTCGGCGACCTCGACGGCATCCGCTCCCGGCTCGGCTACCTCGAACTGCTCGGGGTCGACGCGTTGTGGCTCACCCCGTTCTACCGCTCGCCCATGGCCGACCACGGCTACGACGTCGCCGACCCGCGCGACGTCGACCCGCTGTTCGGCGACCTGGCCGCGTTCGACCGGCTGGTCGCCGACGCCCACGAGCACAACATCAAGATCACCGTCGACCTGGTCCCCAACCACAGCAGCGACCGGCACGCGTGGTTCCAGGCCGCCCTGCGCGCCGCGCCCGGCAGCCCCGAACGCGCCCGCTACCACTTCCGCGACGGCCTGGGCCACGACGGTTCGCGTCCGCCCAACAACTGGCCGAGCGTGTTCGGCGGCCCGGCGTGGACACGGGTCCCGGACGGCCAGTGGTACCTGCACCTGTTCGCGCCCGAACAGCCCGACCTGGACTGGGACAACCCCGAGGTGCCCGCGGACCTGATCCGCACCCTGCGGTTCTGGTTGGACCGGGGCGTCGACGGGTTCCGCGTGGACGTGGCGCACGGCATGGCCAAGCCGCGCGACCTGCCCGACCTGGACCCGCGCGCGGAAATCGGTTCGCAGGTACGGCACGACAACACCCTCGACCCCAGGTTCGACGACGACGGTGTGCACGACGTGCACCGGCTGATCCGCAAGGTCGTCGACGAGTACCCGAGCCGGGTGACCATCGGCGAGATCTGGGTGAAGGAGGACGAGCGCTTCTCCCGCTACCTGCGTCCCGACGAGCTGCACCTGGGCTTCAACTTCCGGATGGTCGAGGCGCCGTTCGACGCCGACGCCGTGCGCTCGGCGATCGAGCACTCGCTGGCCGCCGTGGCGTCCCAGAGCGCGCCCGCGACGTGGACGCTGTCCAACCACGACGTGGTCCGGCACGTGACCCGGTACGGCGGCGGTGAGTTGGGCGTGCGAAGGGCACGCGCGATGGCCCTGGTGCAGTTGGCGTTGCCGGGCGTGGTGTTCCTCTACAACGGCGAGGAACTCGGCCTGCCCAACGTCGAGCTGCCCGACTGGGCCCTCCAGGACCCGATCTGGGTGCGGTCCGGCCACACCGAGCGCGGCCGTGACGGCTGCCGCGTCCCGTTCCCGTGGGAGGGCTCCGCGCCGCCGTTCGGGTTCTCCGAGCACCCGGGGACGTGGCTGCCCCAGCCCAACGAGTGGGTGGCGCTGACCGCCGAGTCGCAGCTCGAGGACCCCGGCTCGATGCTCTCGCTGCACCGGCACGCCCTGGAGCTGCGCAAGACCCACCCGGCGATCTCCGGCGACGAACTGGAGTGGTACGGCGCACCGCCGGGCTGCTTCGCGTTCCGCCGCAAGGGCGGCGGCCTGATCTGCGCGCTGAACACGTCCGGCGGCCCGGTGCCGTTGCCGCCCGGCGAGGTCCTGCTCTCCAGCGGGCCGATGGACGGCGACCGGCTGCCACCGGACACGGCGGTCTGGCTGGTCTGA
- a CDS encoding acyl-CoA thioesterase, which translates to MGVFVTEVRPRWSDMDAFGHVNHANTVTLLEEARVDLLFTEAARHGVADMAHGVVVARLVVDYLSPLVFTGDEIVVEMSVRELKSASFTLVYTVRNGRREGSPVVATAETLMVPYNLTAGRPRRLLDAERDFLAGWRAGGNGA; encoded by the coding sequence GTGGGTGTGTTCGTCACGGAGGTGCGTCCGCGTTGGTCGGACATGGACGCGTTCGGTCACGTCAACCACGCGAACACGGTCACCCTGCTGGAGGAGGCACGGGTCGACCTGCTGTTCACCGAGGCCGCCCGGCACGGGGTCGCGGACATGGCGCACGGCGTCGTGGTGGCGAGGCTGGTCGTGGACTACCTCAGCCCGCTGGTGTTCACCGGTGACGAGATCGTCGTCGAGATGTCCGTGCGCGAGCTGAAGTCGGCTTCGTTCACACTGGTGTACACGGTGCGCAACGGGCGGCGCGAGGGCAGCCCGGTGGTGGCGACCGCGGAGACGCTGATGGTGCCCTACAACCTGACGGCCGGGCGACCGCGCCGTCTTCTCGATGCCGAGCGCGACTTCCTCGCGGGTTGGCGTGCCGGAGGTAACGGTGCCTGA
- a CDS encoding RNA polymerase sigma factor, with protein sequence MDEALVRVLTPQVLAVLVRRGADFAAAEDAVQDALVEALRVWPADPPRDPKGWLVTVAWRRFLDATRADVARRRREDLVDEEPGPVPDVDDTLRLYFLCAHPSLTPSSAVALTLRAVGGLTTRQIARAYLVPEATMAQRISRAKRTVSGVRFDRPADVATVLRVLYLVFNEGYSGDVDLAAEAIRLTRQLAAVVDHPEVAGLLALMLLHHARRDARTASDGSLVTLADQDRGRWDTVMIAEGVVILQAALARDRLGEFQAQAAVAALHADAPRAEETDWVQIVEWYDELVRLTDSPVVRLNRVVAVGEADGPRAGLAALADLDPALPRYPAVAAYLHERDGDGTKAARLYAEAAGRAPTLAERDHLTRQAARLNARSGPT encoded by the coding sequence GTGGACGAGGCGCTGGTCCGCGTCCTCACCCCGCAGGTCCTGGCCGTCCTCGTCCGCCGCGGAGCCGACTTCGCGGCGGCCGAGGACGCCGTGCAGGACGCGTTGGTCGAGGCGCTGCGGGTCTGGCCGGCCGACCCGCCGCGCGACCCGAAGGGCTGGCTGGTCACGGTGGCGTGGCGCCGGTTCCTCGACGCCACGCGGGCGGACGTCGCCCGGCGTCGGCGCGAGGACCTCGTGGACGAGGAACCCGGACCCGTGCCCGACGTGGACGACACGTTGCGGCTCTACTTCCTGTGCGCCCACCCGTCGTTGACGCCGTCGTCGGCGGTCGCGCTCACGTTGCGGGCCGTCGGCGGGCTGACCACCCGGCAGATCGCGCGGGCGTACCTGGTGCCCGAGGCGACCATGGCGCAGCGCATCAGCCGGGCCAAGCGCACGGTCTCGGGTGTGCGCTTCGACCGGCCCGCCGATGTCGCCACCGTGCTGCGCGTGCTCTACCTGGTCTTCAACGAGGGGTACTCGGGCGACGTCGACCTGGCCGCCGAGGCGATCCGGCTGACCCGGCAGCTCGCGGCGGTCGTCGACCACCCTGAGGTGGCCGGGCTGCTCGCCCTCATGCTGCTGCACCACGCCCGGCGCGACGCCCGCACGGCGTCCGACGGCAGCCTGGTCACCCTGGCCGACCAGGACCGCGGCCGGTGGGACACCGTCATGATCGCCGAGGGCGTCGTGATCCTCCAGGCGGCGCTGGCCCGTGACCGGCTGGGCGAGTTCCAGGCGCAGGCCGCCGTCGCGGCCCTGCACGCCGACGCGCCCCGGGCCGAGGAGACCGACTGGGTGCAGATCGTGGAGTGGTACGACGAACTCGTGCGCCTGACCGACAGCCCGGTCGTGCGGCTCAACCGCGTGGTCGCCGTCGGCGAGGCCGACGGGCCGCGGGCGGGTCTCGCCGCGCTGGCGGACCTCGACCCGGCGTTGCCCCGGTACCCGGCCGTGGCCGCCTACCTGCACGAACGCGACGGCGACGGCACGAAGGCGGCCCGGCTGTACGCCGAGGCGGCGGGTCGTGCGCCCACGCTCGCCGAGCGTGACCACCTGACCCGCCAGGCCGCCCGGCTCAACGCCCGAAGTGGGCCGACTTAA